In Lactococcus paracarnosus, a genomic segment contains:
- a CDS encoding YhgE/Pip domain-containing protein: protein MLKKEWQAILKNKFFIVIIVALMTVPALYNLIFLSSMWDPYGKISDLPVAVVNQDQSANLNGKSVNLGKEVADELAKGQELDYHFVSDSTAQKGLKDETYFMEIKIPSDFSENAGSLVSDKPTSSTIQYQTSKGHNFIASKMSESAMEKLKEKVSKNITETYTKTIFENLTTLATGVTKAADGSDQLVDGSQTLKSGSSEISSNLDKLATSSLTFKDGADTLNVGLGQYMAGVSTLKDGSADLSQAVTQYTDGTAQLANGTNQLTAGTASLAEGVSKLSSSNAQVQQLVDGSNELTKGIEGISAGISVQKLSDLKTGLASLKNEINDIQNSKVAENLQKDITNLSAALADLQTEKLNNFEALQKTKAYQSHPDEQALLESLVSPSSSLVKNINDAATDLQSQITSLNKNLGTISAISPIVLPGASGAIDALTGIKTGVDSKLLPGAMQLNAGLTQLQSGLVDGASKLSDGANKLNQSTAQLNTGAQTLVSKNGELNAGSSKLASGAAQLTQNSPKLLDGSTQLTSGASQISDGSGKLASGSNTLTSGIGTLTAGATTLNTGLTDAKTKLAENATAETNAKKIASPLNITHQDKDNSPENGVGMAPYMISVALFVGAVATNMIISGTLSGESPKNRRDYLLARIGVNGLIGLGEGVLVYLAVHLLGLSANHELAMFGFTVLVAICFMFIVTFFNTWLGKAGAFLMLILLLLQLGASAGTYPLALTSNFFQKLNPWMPMTYAVKGFRQVISLTGQIGQETGILLAITVVCFILLSFVGYRKAKG from the coding sequence ATGTTAAAAAAAGAGTGGCAAGCAATACTTAAAAATAAATTTTTCATCGTCATTATCGTTGCCTTAATGACAGTTCCTGCGTTATATAATTTGATATTCCTTAGCTCAATGTGGGATCCATATGGTAAAATATCGGATTTGCCTGTTGCAGTGGTCAACCAAGACCAGTCAGCAAACCTTAACGGCAAGTCAGTCAATCTCGGTAAAGAGGTAGCAGATGAGCTGGCTAAGGGACAGGAGTTAGATTATCATTTTGTCAGTGATAGCACAGCTCAAAAAGGCTTGAAAGATGAGACCTATTTTATGGAAATCAAGATCCCAAGTGATTTCTCAGAAAATGCAGGTAGTCTTGTCAGTGATAAGCCGACATCGTCTACCATTCAGTATCAAACGTCTAAAGGCCATAACTTTATCGCCAGTAAGATGAGCGAGTCGGCGATGGAAAAGCTCAAAGAAAAAGTCTCTAAAAATATTACTGAGACCTATACAAAAACGATTTTTGAAAATCTGACAACCTTAGCTACTGGCGTAACCAAAGCAGCAGATGGTAGTGATCAATTAGTCGATGGTAGTCAAACTTTAAAATCAGGATCTAGTGAAATTTCTAGTAACTTAGATAAATTAGCGACATCTAGCCTGACCTTTAAAGATGGTGCAGATACCCTGAATGTCGGACTTGGCCAATATATGGCTGGTGTATCCACATTAAAAGATGGCTCAGCTGATTTATCACAAGCCGTAACGCAGTATACTGATGGGACAGCACAACTCGCCAATGGTACCAATCAACTGACAGCAGGAACAGCTAGTCTAGCAGAAGGTGTTTCTAAACTATCAAGTAGTAATGCTCAGGTACAACAATTAGTTGATGGTAGTAATGAGCTTACTAAGGGGATAGAAGGTATATCAGCTGGTATTTCTGTACAAAAATTGTCAGACTTGAAAACAGGACTAGCTAGTCTGAAAAATGAAATTAATGATATTCAGAATAGTAAAGTAGCAGAAAATTTGCAAAAAGATATAACCAACTTGAGTGCAGCATTAGCAGATTTGCAAACCGAAAAATTAAACAACTTTGAGGCTCTTCAGAAAACAAAAGCCTATCAATCACATCCTGATGAGCAAGCATTACTGGAAAGTTTAGTAAGTCCTTCCTCATCACTAGTTAAAAATATTAATGATGCAGCAACTGATTTGCAAAGCCAAATTACATCATTAAATAAGAATTTAGGGACTATTTCTGCTATAAGTCCTATAGTGTTACCTGGTGCAAGTGGTGCTATTGATGCCTTAACAGGCATTAAAACAGGTGTTGATAGTAAACTCTTGCCAGGTGCGATGCAACTGAATGCTGGGCTTACTCAACTTCAAAGCGGTTTAGTTGACGGTGCATCCAAATTATCAGATGGTGCAAACAAGCTCAACCAATCAACAGCGCAATTAAACACGGGTGCGCAGACACTTGTTAGTAAAAATGGGGAGCTTAACGCGGGTAGTAGTAAACTTGCGTCTGGTGCTGCTCAGTTGACACAGAATTCACCTAAATTATTAGATGGCTCAACTCAGTTAACAAGTGGTGCTTCACAGATTTCAGATGGGTCAGGCAAACTTGCAAGTGGTAGCAACACCTTAACAAGTGGTATCGGGACACTAACAGCTGGTGCGACAACACTTAACACGGGCCTAACAGATGCTAAGACCAAACTTGCTGAAAATGCAACGGCTGAAACAAATGCTAAAAAAATAGCAAGCCCGCTTAATATTACGCATCAAGACAAGGATAATTCACCAGAAAATGGTGTTGGTATGGCACCCTACATGATTTCTGTTGCCCTATTTGTCGGTGCTGTTGCAACCAATATGATTATTTCAGGGACGTTATCAGGTGAAAGTCCTAAGAATCGCCGTGATTATCTACTTGCCAGAATCGGTGTGAATGGCTTGATAGGTCTGGGAGAAGGTGTACTAGTCTATCTAGCAGTTCACCTACTTGGCTTGTCTGCTAATCATGAATTGGCTATGTTTGGCTTTACGGTATTAGTTGCGATATGCTTTATGTTTATCGTCACCTTCTTCAACACCTGGTTAGGCAAAGCAGGCGCCTTCCTGATGCTGATTCTACTCTTGTTACAGCTCGGCGCTAGTGCAGGGACTTATCCACTTGCCTTGACAAGCAATTTCTTCCAAAAATTAAATCCTTGGATGCCGATGACTTATGCTGTAAAAGGCTTTAGACAAGTGATTTCTTTGACTGGACAGATTGGTCAGGAAACTGGTATTTTACTCGCTATAACAGTCGTTTGCTTCATCTTACTTTCGTTTGTCGGCTATAGAAAAGCAAAAGGTTAA
- a CDS encoding Cof-type HAD-IIB family hydrolase, with protein sequence MTDKKIIAIDLDGTTLYSDGVTVSDYTKQIFKSVQDQGHHIIIATGRPYRMALQIYQELELDTPMINFNGAMISIPGQHWPHALSKHVDKAMVFELIKEEERFELDFLAAEFRRKFFINAFDKANPQIFGIDSFEAYHQMRMDKLDDDPNAILLQTRITDKLLLASQINDHFDNQVNISAWGGQNGILEIVPKGISKASALAHYLDVTGQDVANLIAFGDEHNDVEMLGFAGTGYAMKNASDVLLAHADHQIAYTNDEDGVAKTLERLFL encoded by the coding sequence ATGACAGACAAAAAAATAATTGCCATTGACCTTGATGGGACAACCTTGTATTCTGATGGCGTAACCGTTTCAGACTACACGAAACAAATTTTTAAATCAGTCCAAGATCAAGGACATCACATCATCATTGCGACAGGCCGACCTTATCGGATGGCGCTACAAATTTATCAAGAGCTTGAGTTAGACACGCCTATGATTAACTTTAATGGAGCCATGATTTCCATCCCTGGCCAACATTGGCCGCATGCCCTATCTAAGCATGTCGATAAAGCGATGGTCTTCGAGTTAATCAAAGAAGAGGAAAGATTCGAACTGGACTTTTTGGCAGCCGAATTCAGACGTAAATTTTTTATTAATGCCTTTGATAAAGCAAATCCTCAAATTTTTGGTATCGACAGTTTCGAAGCCTATCATCAAATGCGGATGGACAAACTAGATGATGATCCTAATGCCATCCTACTTCAAACGCGTATCACTGATAAGCTACTGCTTGCTAGCCAAATCAATGACCATTTTGACAATCAAGTCAACATCAGTGCTTGGGGTGGTCAAAATGGCATATTAGAAATTGTACCAAAAGGGATAAGTAAGGCATCTGCACTTGCGCACTACCTTGATGTGACGGGTCAAGATGTGGCAAATCTGATCGCCTTTGGTGACGAGCATAATGATGTCGAAATGCTTGGATTTGCTGGTACTGGCTATGCCATGAAAAATGCCAGTGATGTGCTACTTGCCCATGCTGATCACCAAATCGCTTATACAAATGATGAAGATGGTGTCGCAAAAACACTAGAAAGGTTGTTCCTTTAA
- a CDS encoding NCS2 family permease, protein MDKFFKLKENGTTVSREIVAGLTTFFAMSYILFVNPAILSQTGMNYQAVFLATIIASIIGTLIMGLFANVPYAQAPGMGLNAFFTFTVVFGLGYSWQQALAMVFICGIINIIITVTKIRKLIIKSIPESLQHAIGGGIGVFIAYIGIKSAGLLHFTIDPGTYKVVGEGADKGKATIDASAAAIPALVNFNSPAVLIAIVGIVLTAVLVVKNFKGAILISIITTTILAIIFGVVDLGSIDFKANSLGSAIGHLGDTFGAAFGHKGMGTLFSDSSKIPQVLMTILAFSLSDTFDTIGTFIGTGRRTGIFSKEDEKSLENGSGFSSKMDKALFADAVATSIGAIFGTSNTTTYVESAAGIGAGGRTGLTSVVTAICFLFSSFLLPFISVVPSAATAPVLIVVGVMMLGSFKEVNWSDLEEAIPAFFASIFMGFAYSISYGIAAGFIFYTIIKVAKGKAKEVSPVIWVIDVLFILNFVILATIQ, encoded by the coding sequence ATGGATAAGTTTTTCAAACTTAAGGAAAACGGTACAACAGTCAGTCGTGAGATTGTGGCTGGTTTAACAACATTTTTTGCAATGAGCTATATCTTGTTTGTCAATCCTGCGATATTATCACAAACAGGGATGAACTATCAAGCAGTCTTTCTAGCAACGATCATCGCATCAATCATCGGTACGTTAATCATGGGTCTTTTTGCTAATGTCCCCTATGCACAAGCACCAGGTATGGGCTTAAATGCCTTCTTTACCTTTACGGTTGTCTTTGGCCTAGGCTATTCTTGGCAACAAGCGCTTGCCATGGTCTTCATCTGTGGTATCATTAATATCATTATTACGGTCACAAAAATCCGTAAATTAATCATCAAATCAATTCCTGAAAGCTTGCAACATGCCATCGGTGGTGGTATTGGTGTCTTTATTGCCTATATCGGTATCAAATCAGCAGGCTTGCTACATTTTACAATCGATCCAGGGACTTATAAGGTCGTTGGTGAAGGTGCTGACAAAGGTAAGGCGACGATAGATGCCAGTGCCGCAGCGATTCCTGCCCTAGTTAACTTTAACAGCCCAGCGGTCCTAATCGCTATTGTTGGTATTGTTTTGACAGCTGTATTAGTTGTTAAAAACTTCAAAGGTGCGATTTTAATCTCGATCATCACAACAACAATCTTAGCCATTATTTTTGGTGTAGTTGACCTTGGCTCAATCGACTTTAAGGCGAACTCTTTAGGCTCTGCAATCGGTCATCTTGGTGATACCTTTGGTGCAGCCTTTGGTCACAAAGGGATGGGGACTTTGTTCTCTGACTCTTCTAAAATTCCACAAGTCTTGATGACGATTTTAGCCTTTTCATTATCGGATACTTTTGACACGATCGGTACTTTCATCGGAACAGGACGTCGGACAGGCATTTTCTCTAAAGAAGATGAAAAATCTCTTGAGAATGGCTCTGGGTTTTCTTCGAAGATGGATAAAGCCTTGTTTGCGGATGCAGTAGCAACTTCTATCGGTGCGATATTTGGGACATCAAATACAACAACTTATGTGGAGTCTGCAGCAGGTATCGGAGCTGGCGGTCGTACTGGTTTGACATCAGTCGTTACAGCGATTTGTTTCCTTTTCTCATCTTTCTTACTGCCATTTATCTCAGTTGTCCCTAGTGCAGCAACAGCGCCAGTTTTAATCGTCGTTGGTGTGATGATGCTGGGCTCATTTAAAGAAGTGAATTGGTCAGACCTAGAAGAAGCAATCCCTGCTTTCTTCGCCTCAATCTTCATGGGCTTTGCCTACAGTATTTCATACGGTATCGCTGCTGGGTTTATCTTCTACACAATCATCAAAGTAGCTAAAGGTAAAGCAAAAGAAGTCAGTCCAGTTATCTGGGTTATCGATGTGTTATTCATTTTAAACTTTGTTATCTTAGCAACCATTCAATAA
- a CDS encoding DUF4230 domain-containing protein, producing the protein MFLLKVFKKMLTLKVALGWLILVAVGFFVFSVINAGAYKQKENKQSYSLVKYIKQANETVFLNVGVQSIETKANNTTIPWTKIGIPLTEKKAVIILNFEAKLGIKKAVDVAKLSENSYKITVPKYDVIGIALDKKAPYQLYDASGELLSYSTSDIDTGELVTKKLSNAKQKDYLKQYKDQMNNAAKAYYQALFSAIDKNIRLTFVFAE; encoded by the coding sequence ATGTTTTTATTAAAGGTTTTTAAAAAAATGTTAACGCTAAAGGTTGCCTTAGGCTGGTTAATTTTAGTGGCGGTTGGCTTCTTTGTGTTCTCAGTGATTAATGCGGGTGCTTATAAGCAGAAAGAGAATAAGCAATCATATTCTTTGGTTAAATACATTAAACAAGCCAATGAGACCGTCTTTTTAAATGTTGGCGTACAATCAATTGAGACGAAGGCAAACAACACAACGATTCCTTGGACAAAAATCGGCATCCCACTTACTGAGAAAAAAGCAGTCATCATTCTGAATTTTGAGGCAAAGTTAGGGATCAAGAAAGCAGTTGACGTGGCTAAATTAAGTGAGAACAGCTATAAGATTACAGTACCAAAGTATGACGTGATTGGTATCGCTTTAGATAAAAAAGCGCCTTATCAACTATATGATGCGAGTGGTGAGTTGTTGAGCTACTCTACCTCTGATATTGATACAGGGGAATTGGTCACAAAAAAATTGTCTAATGCTAAGCAAAAAGACTATTTGAAACAGTATAAGGACCAGATGAACAATGCAGCAAAGGCCTATTATCAAGCCTTATTTAGCGCAATTGATAAAAATATTAGGTTAACTTTTGTCTTTGCAGAGTAA